DNA from Coleofasciculus sp. FACHB-1120:
TTTTCAGAGTAACCCTCGCCACGTTGAATTTCTTCGGGCGTTAATAAATCCATATCCCAACCTTCTCCTAGCACTAGCTGGTTGAGTTCTACTGTTAGCGGTGCGTGAAAAACGTGGCGAAAAACGTAGGTATCCGGATAAGGGTCAAACAATGATGCGACCTCTGGCACATAGCCGATTTCCTCCAGCAGTTCGCGTTTCAGGGCTTCTTCTGGGGTTTCGCCTGGTTCGAGGTGCCCGCCAAAAAATGCCCAGTGTCCGGGGTAGAGAATACCGGGAATGTTGTCGCGTAGCTGGAGGAGAAATTTGCCGTGGCGATAGAGGATGGCGATCGCTACCTCGACCATTGGTTTATTGTTCATAGGTTCCTTCCGGTAGTAAAGGCACTCCCTTCTTCGCTGGCTTTCGGTCTAGCTGTTCCTGCTGCTGAAGAAAAACTTCTCCTAAATCTTTCCCCGCTAAGGGAATACTTTGATACTGTACTTTCCCCTTAATTAAAACTTCATCTCCTCGATCGGGGAGATTTTGGCTGGTGAAAACCCATATTTTTCCCGTCGCATCTCGCAACTCAT
Protein-coding regions in this window:
- a CDS encoding NUDIX hydrolase, yielding MNNKPMVEVAIAILYRHGKFLLQLRDNIPGILYPGHWAFFGGHLEPGETPEEALKRELLEEIGYVPEVASLFDPYPDTYVFRHVFHAPLTVELNQLVLGEGWDMDLLTPEEIQRGEGYSEKAGQVRPLGAPHQKILLDFMDKFPQLTA